Proteins found in one Channa argus isolate prfri chromosome 7, Channa argus male v1.0, whole genome shotgun sequence genomic segment:
- the myh14 gene encoding myosin-10 isoform X8, whose protein sequence is MSKPTGGGANDVTRFLSSGTGPGSPTSNSAFSAASQADWAAKRLVWVPSEKHGFESASIREERGDEVEVELTDSQRRLTLSREEVQRMNPPRFSKVEDMADLTCLNEASVLHNLRERYYSGLIYTYSGLFCVVVNPYKNLPIYTESIVEMYRGKKRHEMPPHIYAISEAAYRSMLQDREDQSILCTGESGAGKTENTKKVIQYLAHVASSHKGGTLGRNKEAAQGELERQLLQANPILEAFGNAKTVKNDNSSRFGKFIRINFDVAGYIVGANIETYLLEKSRATRQAKDERTFHIFYQLLCGASKETRSDLLLGTADEYRFLSGGSIPVPGQSDSDNFTQTMDSMGIMGFTPEESVSMLKLISAVLQFGNISFMKEKNHDQASMPDNTAAQKLCHLLGINVLEFTRAILTPRIKVGREYVQKAQTKEQADFAVEALAKATYERLFRWLVHRINRALDRRQRQGASFIGILDIAGFEIFQLNSFEQLCINYTNEKLQQLFNHTMFILEQEEYQREGIEWNFIDFGLDLQPCIDLIERPAQPPGVLALLDEECWFPRATDRSFVEKLSAEQGSHPKFFKSKQPRGEADFSIIHYAGKVDYKADDWLVKNMDPLNDNVASLLHQSSDHFVSELWKEVDRIIGLDQVSSGENSGPVPFGAAGLKTKKGMFRTVGQLYKESLTKLMATLRNTNPNFLRCIIPNHEKKAGKLSHHLVLDQLRCNGVLEGIRICRQGFPNRIPFQEFRQRYEILTPNAIPRTFMDGKQASELMIRALELDHNLFRVGQSKVFFRAGVLGHLEEERDLKITDTIIRFQSAARGYLARKAFLKKQQQLSALRVMQRNCAAYLKLRNWQWWRLFTKVKPLLQVTRQDEEIQIREAELQKAKDTLTTVEQEYTELDRKHAQLLEEKAVLADQLQAEAELFAEAEEMRARLASRKQELEEVLSELESRLEDEEERGVQLTNEKKRMQQNIMDLEEQLEEEESARQRLLLEKVTLETKVKSLETDLLNAAEQKDRLSKEKKLLEERLSEVTDQLTEEEEKTKSLNKLKNKQEAVIADLEERLKREEQGRLEQEKWKRRMESESVEAQEQLSDLGMLTGELRGSLAQKEKEITILQGRLEEEGARRAEAQRALREAMSQVSELKEEVENERGMRERAEKQRRDLGEELEALRTELEDTLDTTAAQQELRSRREAELGELQRCVEEETRRHEVQLSELRVKHSAALDSLQEQLDNSKRTRQSLEKAKSALEEERQNLISELKSLQASRMESERGRKRADGQLQEVSARLTQADREREEREERIHKLQCEIESLSGHLTSTETKALRLSKEVSSLESQLHDAKELLQDETRQKMALASRVRALEEEKNGLMERLEEEEERAKELSRQIQTHTQQLAELRKQSEEVNTAVEVGEEVRRKLQRELDSAIQRERQKEEEKERVERQRERLREEIEDMTLALQRERQNCTALEKRQKKFDQCLAEEKAVSARLAEERDRAEADSREKETRYLALSRALQDAQDQKEELERVNKQLRMEMEQLVNQQDDVGKNVHELERTRRTLESEAQNLRVQTQELEEELSEAENSRLRLEVTLQALKAQFEREISTNEEKGEEKRRVLSKQLRELEIQLEEERSQRSQAASAKKGLEAELQEAEAQLETANRGKEEAVKQLRRLQGQMKELLRDLDESRLARDEVIAQSKDSEKKIQTLEAEVLQLTEELSVSDRQRRQAQQERDEMADEMVNSSSGKTALLEEKRRLEARVSQLEEEFEEEQTNSELLAERQRKTALQLETLTVQLQGERTLAQKAEAAREQLERHNKELKTRLGEMEGAVRGKHKLSITALEAKIESMEEQLEQERQERAIANKLVRKTEKKLKEVMMQAEDERRHADQYREQLDKSMARLKQLKRQLEEVEEENSRSNALKRKLQRELEELTDNSQTMTREISSLRSQLSIPEWRPDKRVPLPLAMRGRRALVDDLSLENSDSEEPPASPTPSSGLPGTPTPSSEHSLDPPPPYSVNNTE, encoded by the exons ATGTCCAAGCCAACGGGGGGCGGTGCCAATGATGTCACCCGCTTCCTCTCATCAGGGACAGGGCCAGGATCTCCCACCTCCAACTCTGCGTTCTCCGCTGCCAGCCAGGCTGACTGGGCAGCCAAGAGGCTGGTGTGGGTGCCGTCGGAGAAACATGGTTTTGAG TCAGCCAGTATTCGGGAGGAGCGTGGCGATGAGGTTGAGGTTGAGCTTACAGACAGCCAGCGGCGGTTGACTCTatccagagaggaggtgcagCGGATGAACCCCCCACGCTTTAGTAAAGTGGAGGACATGGCTGACCTCACCTGCCTCAATGAAGCCTCGGTGCTGCACAACCTGAGAGAGAGATACTACTCTGGCTTGATCTAT ACATATTCAGGGCTCTTCTGCGTGGTGGTGAACCCTTACAAGAACCTTCCCATTTACACAGAGTCCATTGTGGAGATGTATCGGGGCAAAAAGCGCCACGAGATGCCCCCACACATTTATGCCATATCAGAGGCTGCCTATCGCAGCATGCTTCAAG ACAGAGAAGATCAGTCTATCCTCTGCAC AGGCGAGTCTGgagcaggaaaaacagagaATACTAAGAAAGTCATCCAATATTTGGCTCATGTTGCCTCTTCCCATAAGGGTGGTACTCTGGGAAGGAACAAGGAGGCTGCTCAG GGTGAGCTGGAGAGACAGCTGCTTCAAGCCAATCCCATACTGGAGGCCTTCGGCAATGCAAAGACAGTCAAGAACGACAACTCTTCTAGATTT GGTAAATTCATCCGCATTAATTTTGACGTGGCAGGTTATATTGTTGGTGCCAACATCGAGACCT ACCTCCTTGAAAAGTCCCGGGCCACCCGCCAGGCTAAAGATGAGAGAACGTTCCACATCTTTTACCAGTTGTTGTGTGGAGCTTCAAAGGAAACTAGAT CTGACCTTCTTCTAGGTACTGCTGATGAATACCGCTTCCTCAGCGGAGGCTCCATTCCTGTTCCTGGTCAGAGTGACTCTGACAACTTCACTCAGACAATGGATTCTATGGGCATCATGGGCTTCACCCCAGAAGAATCAGTGT CCATGCTGAAATTGATCTCTGCTGTGCTCCAGTTTGGGAACATTTCCTTTATGAAGGAGAAGAACCACGACCAGGCCTCCATGCCTGATAACACAGCTGCCCAGAAACTGTGCCATCTGTTGGGCATCAATGTTCTGGAGTTCACTCGGGCCATCCTCACTCCCAGAATCAAAGTGGGTCGAGAGTATGTGCAGAAAGCCCAGACTAAAGAACAG GCTGACTTTGCTGTGGAAGCCTTGGCAAAGGCCACATATGAGCGTCTTTTCAGATGGTTGGTCCACAGGATCAACAGGGCTCTGGACCGCAGACAAAGGCAGGGAGCTTCCTTTATAGGCATCCTGGATATAGCCGGCTTTGAAATCTTTCag TTAAACTCATTTGAGCAGCTGTGTATAAACTACACCAATGAGAAACTGCAGCAGCTCTTCAACCACACCATGTTCATCCTGGAGCAGGAGGAGTATCAGCGAGAGGGGATCGAGTGGAACTTCATTGACTTTGGCCTGGACTTACAGCCCTGCATTGACCTCATTGAGAGACcg GCACAACCACCTGGTGTTCTGGCTTTGCTGGATGAAGAGTGCTGGTTCCCTCGGGCAACCGACCGCTCGTTTGTAGAGAAGCTCTCTGCTGAGCAAGGCAGCCATCCAAAATTCTTCAAGTCAAAGCAGCCACGAGGGGAAGCTGACTTCTCCATTATTCACTATGCTGGAAAG GTGGACTATAAGGCAGATGATTGGTTAGTGAAGAACATGGATCCTCTGAATGACAACGTGGCATCTCTTCTCCACCAGTCATCAGATCATTTTGTCTCAGAGCTGTGGAAAGAGG tGGACAGGATTATAGGTCTGGACCAGGTGTCATCGGGTGAGAATAGCGGCCCAGTCCCATTTGGAGCAGCAGGACTGAAGACTAAGAAGGGGATGTTTAGGACGGTTGGTCAGCTCTACAAAGAGTCTCTCACCAAGCTGATGGCCACACTAAGAAACACCAACCCCAACTTCCTGCGCTGCATCATCCCCAACCACGAGAAGAAG gctGGAAAATTGTCACACCACTTGGTTTTGGACCAGCTGAGATGTAATGGAGTTCTGGAAGGCATCCGCATCTGCAGACAAGGCTTCCCTAACCGCATTCCATTCCAGGAATTcagacagag ATATGAGATCCTGACTCCTAATGCTATTCCTCGCACCTTCATGGATGGCAAACAGGCATCAGAACTTATG ATCAGGGCTTTGGAGCTGGATCACAACTTATTCAGGGTGGGTCAGAGTAAAGTCTTCTTCAGAGCTGGAGTCCTGGGTCAcctggaagaagagagagaccTTAAGATCACTGACACTATTATACGCTTCCAGAGCGCTGCCAGGGGCTACCTCGCCCGCAa AGCTTTTTTGAAGAAACAGCAACAGCTGAGTGCTCTGAGGGTGATGCAGAGGAACTGTGCTGCTTATCTTAAACTTAGGAACTGGCAATGGTGGAGGCTCTTCACTAAG GTGAAGCCCCTACTGCAAGTGACTCGGCAGGATGAGGAGATCCAGATCAGAGAAGCCGAGCTACAGAAAGCCAAGGATACACTCACCACTGTGGAGCAGGAGTACACTGAACTGGACAGGAAACACGCTCAG CTGTTGGAGGAGAAAGCAGTGTTGGCTGACCAGCTGCAGGCAGAGGCAGAGCTGTTTGCAGAGGCGGAGGAGATGAGGGCAAGATTGGCCAGTCGGAAACAAGAGCTGGAGGAAGTGCTGAGCGAGCTGGAGAGTCGtttggaggatgaagaggagagaGGTGTGCAGCTGACCAATGAGAAGAAGAGGATGCAGCAGAATATAATG gACCTGGAGGAGCAGttagaggaggaggaaagtgCTAGACAGCGCCTCCTGCTGGAGAAGGTTACCTTAGAGACAAAAGTGAAAAGTTTGGAAACTGACCTGTTGAATGCAGCGGAGCAGAAAGACCGACTCAGCAAG GAGAAGAAACTATTGGAGGAGCGTCTGAGTGAGGTGACTGACCAGctcacagaggaagaggagaaaacaaaaagtctgaACAAACTTAAGAACAAACAGGAAGCTGTCATTGCTGATCTAGAGG AGCGACTGAAGCGTGAGGAGCAGGGTCGCTTGGAGCAGGAGAagtggaagaggaggatggagagCGAGTCGGTGGAGGCCCAGGAGCAACTGTCAGACCTGGGCATGCTGACTGGTGAGCTGAGAGGAAGTCTGGctcagaaagaaaaggaaatcacTATCTTACAGGGCCG GCTAGAGGAAGAGGGAGCACGTCGAGCTGAAGCTCAGAGAGCACTGAGGGAGGCCATGTCCCAGGTGTCTGAGCTGAAAGAGGAAGTGGAGAATGAGCGAGGCATGAGGGAAAGAGCCGAAAAACAGAGACGGGATCTCGGGGAGGAACTGGAGGCCTTGAGAACTGAGCTGGAGGACACTTTGGACACCACAGCTGCTCAGCAAGAGCTTAG GTCTCGTCGTGAGGCAGAGTTAGGTGAGCTCCAGAGATGTGTTGAAGAGGAGACTCGCCGCCATGAAGTTCAGTTATCAGAACTCAGAGTGAAACACAGTGCTGCTCTAGATAGCCTGCAAGAACAGCTAGACAACAGCAAGAGG ACACGTCAATCCCTAGAGAAGGCCAAGTCAGCACTGGAAGAAGAGAGGCAGAATTTGATATCTGAGCTCAAGAGTCTCCAAGCAAGCCGcatggagagtgagagaggcCGTAAGAGGGCGGATGGTCAGCTGCAGGAAGTCAGCGCTCGTCTGACTCaggctgacagagagagagaggagagggaggagcgTATACACAAGCTACAG TGTGAGATTGAATCTCTTTCCGGCCATTTGACCTCTACTGAGACCAAAGCCCTTCGGCTCTCCAAAGAAGTTAGCAGCCTAGAGAGCCAGTTGCACGATGCaaag GAATTGCTGCAGGATGAAACTCGTCAGAAGATGGCTCTGGCCTCTAGGGTGCGAGCgttggaggaggagaagaatggACTGATGGAGAGActtgaagaggaggaggaaagagccAAAGAGCTAAGCCGACAGATCCAGACTCACACTCAGCAG CTGGCAGAGCTTCGTAAGCAATCAGAGGAGGTAAACACTGCGGTGGAAGTTGGAGAGGAGGTGCGTAGGAAGCTCCAGAGAGAGCTGGATAGCGCTATCCAAAGGGAGCgccagaaggaggaggagaaggagagagtggagaggcagagagagcgaCTCAGGGAGGAGATAGAGGACATGACACTGGCCCTGCAGAGGGAGAGGCAGAACTGCACAGCTCTAGAGAAGAGGCAGAAGAAGTTTGACCAG TGTCTGGCAGAGGAGAAGGCCGTGAGCGCTCGGCtggcagaggagagagacagagcagaagCAGACAGCCGAGAAAAGGAAACCAGATATCTGGCACTGTCTCGAGCTCTGCAG GATGCTCAGGACCAGAAGGAGGAGCTAGAGAGGGTCAACAAGCAGCTTCGTATGGAAATGGAACAGCTTGTAAACCAGCAGGATGATGTTGGCAAGAAT GTTCATGAGCTGGAGCGAACTAGGAGGACCTTAGAATCAGAAGCCCAAAACCTGCGAGTTCAGACGCAGGAACTGGAGGAGGAGCTATCAGAGGCGGAGAACTCGAGGCTAAGGCTGGAGGTCACCCTACAGGCGCTTAAGGCTCAGTTTGAGAGGGAGATCAGCACCAATGAAGAAaagggagaggagaagaggagggtgCTCAGCAAACAG TTAAGAGAGTTGGAGATCCAGttagaggaggagaggagtcAGCGATCTCAGGCTGCATCAGCCAAGAAGGGTCTGGAAGCAGAGCTGCAGGAAGCTGAGGCCCAGTTGGAGACAGCCAACCGTGGCAAAGAGGAGGCTGTGAAGCAGCTGCGGCGGCTGCAG GGTCAAATGAAAGAACTTCTTCGTGACCTGGATGAGAGCAGGTTGGCTCGGGATGAGGTGATAGCCCAGTCAAAAGACAGCGAGAAGAAAATCCAAACCCTGGAGGCAGAAGTCCTGCAGCTCACTGAG GAGCTGTCTgtatcagacagacagaggagacaggCTCAGCAGGAACGAGATGAGATGGCTGATGAGATGGTCAACAGCAGTTCTGGAAA GACCGCATTACTCGAAGAGAAGCGAAGATTGGAGGCTCGAGTCAGTCAGCTAGAAGAGGAGTTTGAGGAGGAGCAGACTAACTCTGAACTGCTTGCAGAAAGACAAAGGAAGACTGCTCTACAG TTGGAGACTCTGACCGTACAGCTGCAGGGCGAGAGGACTCTGGCTCAGAAGGCGGAGGCAGCTCGAGAGCAGCTAGAGAGACATAACAAGGAGCTGAAGACCCGGCTTGGGGAAATGGAAGGAGCGGTGAGAGGCAAGCACAAGCTCAGCATTACCGCCCTGGAGGCTAAGATAGAGTCAATGGAGGAGCAATTGGAACAGGAGAGACA GGAACGAGCCATTGCCAACAAACTGGTACGAAAGACcgaaaagaaactaaaagaagTAATGATGCAGGCAGAGGACGAGAGGAGACATGCAGACCAGTACAGAGAACAG CTGGATAAGTCGATGGCCCGCCTAAAGCAGCTGAAGAGGcaactggaggaggtggaggaggagaactCTCGCAGCAATGCCCTAAAGAGGAAGCTGCAAAGAGAGCTGGAGGAGCTCACCGATAACAGTCAGACCATGACACGAGAAATTTCCTCCCTGCGCAGTCAGCTCAG CATCCCTGAATGGAGACCAGATAA GCGTGTCCCGTTACCCCTGGCGATGCGTGGACGCCGAGCTTTGGTTGATGACCTTTCGCTAGAGAACTCTGATTCAGAGGAGCCCCCTGCCTCACCGACCCCCTCTTCTGGACTGCCAGGGACCCCGACTCCGTCATCTGAACATAGCCtggaccccccacccccctatAGTGTCAACAATAcagagtga